The following proteins are encoded in a genomic region of Vulpes vulpes isolate BD-2025 chromosome X, VulVul3, whole genome shotgun sequence:
- the LOC112933592 gene encoding small ribosomal subunit protein eS27-like yields MPLAKNLLHLPLEEEKRKHKKKHLVQSPNSYFIDVKCPGCYKITTVFSHVQTVVLCVSCSTILCQPTRGKARLTEGCFFRWKKH; encoded by the coding sequence ATGCCCCTTGCGAAGAATCTCCTGCACCTGCCcctggaagaggagaagaggaagcacaAGAAGAAACACCTGGTGCAGAGCCCCAACTCCTACTTCATTGACGTGAAGTGCCCAGGATGCTACAAAATCACCACCGTCTTCAGCCATGTACAGACGGTAGTTCTGTGTGTCAGCTGCTCTACCATCCTCTGCCAGCCCACGAGAGGAAAAGCAAGGCTTACAGAAGGATGCTTCTTCAGGTGGAAGAAGCACTAA